In the Corythoichthys intestinalis isolate RoL2023-P3 chromosome 12, ASM3026506v1, whole genome shotgun sequence genome, one interval contains:
- the rab20 gene encoding ras-related protein Rab-20, with amino-acid sequence MPESSKMRKPDVKVVLLGDMNVGKTSLLHRYTERKFKDTVSTVGGAFFLKQWGPYNVSIWDTAGREQFHGLGSMYCRGAAAVILTYDVTNWHSLAELEERFLSLTDTANPDCIYAVVGNKADLTDTDARLPPDMREKDQTESEDVPSACPSSPASPVYVPAVTFPKQVTREDALAFYGRILRYKGSDERTSLPAEKMCFETSAKTGYNVDALFEALFDFVLPSILRKRNEELESATVDLEVCRGSGSKRVRSRCC; translated from the exons ATGCCCGAGTCTTCGAAGATGAGGAAGCCCGACGTGAAGGTGGTGCTTTTGGGCGACATGAACGTGGGCAAGACGTCTCTTCTCCACAGGTACACGGAGAGGAAGTTTAAAGACACGGTCAGCACCGTCGGAGGGGCATTCTTCCTCAAACAGTGGGGACCCTACAACGTGTCCATATGGGACACTGCCG GCCGGGAACAGTTCCACGGCCTGGGCTCCATGTACTGTAGAGGCGCGGCAGCAGTCATCCTCACCTACGATGTCACCAACTGGCACAGCCTGGCCGAACTAGAGGAGCGCTTCCTGTCGTTGACGGACACCGCCAACCCCGACTGTATTTACGCCGTGGTGGGCAACAAGGCCGACCTGACGGACACTGACGCCCGACTGCCTCCTGACATGAGGGAAAAGGACCAAACAGAATCAGAGGATGTGCCGTCGGCTTGCCCAAGTTCGCCCGCCTCGCCCGTGTACGTCCCTGCCGTCACCTTCCCAAAACAAGTCACTCGCGAGGACGCCTTGGCATTTTACGGGCGCATCCTTCGCTACAAGGGCTCGGACGAGAGGACCAGCCTGCCGGCGGAGAAGATGTGCTTCGAGACCAGCGCAAAAACCGGCTACAACGTGGATGCTCTGTTCGAGGCGCTTTTTGATTTTGTGCTACCTTCAATTTTGAGGAAAAGGAATGAGGAATTGGAGTCCGCCACTGTGGATTTGGAAGTTTGCAGGGGGAGCGGCAGCAAGCGGGTACGGTCGCGCTGCTGCTAG